Proteins encoded in a region of the Vitis riparia cultivar Riparia Gloire de Montpellier isolate 1030 chromosome 7, EGFV_Vit.rip_1.0, whole genome shotgun sequence genome:
- the LOC117919288 gene encoding AP2/ERF and B3 domain-containing transcription repressor RAV2-like isoform X1 encodes MSQKRDGSASPSDEEMKKKVKLDASSSSGSASVIGTPTNEDGSKPLMESSASFPDEEKKKKKKKKEKRGSSSASCTGKDQSFGKMNRRTLLYKKSLTLDDVTKFKIMIPLESGRKFLAEPEKIDGKYQSKMVLLMDHDQQIWPMEVSFEELSSSYVLCLNWDKYFRRYELEAEDVIFLYFDPEIPSFGHFLIEYEKKGCF; translated from the exons ATGTCTCAGAAAAGAGATGGTAGTGCAAGTCCATCGgatgaagaaatgaagaaaaaggtgaaacTTGATGCATCTTCATCAAGTGGATCAGCTTCTGTGATTGGAACGCCTACTAATGAAGATGGCtcgaagccattaatggaatcCAG TGCAAGTTTCCCAgatgaagagaagaagaagaagaagaagaagaaggagaagagggGTAGTTCATCGGCAAGTTGCACCGGCAAAGACCAGTCTTTCGGAAAGATGAATAGGAGAACCCTCCTCTACAAGAAGAGCTTAACCCTTGACGATGTCACCAAGTTCAAGATCATGATTCCACTAGAATCTGGTAGAAAATTTCTCGCAGAACCTGAGAAAATTGACGGAAAATATCAGAGCAAAATGGTGTTACTTATGGACCATGACCAACAGATCTGGCCGATGGAGGTTTCATTCGAAGAGCTGAGCAGCTCCTACGTGCTTTGTTTGAACTGGGACAAATATTTCAGGAGATATGAATTGGAGGCGGAGGatgtgattttcttatatttcgaCCCCGAAATTCCCAGTTTTGGTCACTTCCtgattgaatatgaaaaaaaagggTGCTTTTGA
- the LOC117918069 gene encoding B3 domain-containing protein At2g36080-like yields the protein MGPSSSSAGPARRRRKDQPSSKINKRTLLYKKSLTHDDVSFCRLLIPLESGRKFLPEPKKYNGVYEKIGISFIDHEGDIWRMEAAFEELSSSYMLWLNWDRYLKMFELEPADAIFFYDVPDSKNYLIEYEKKGRDSNPTETT from the coding sequence ATGGGTCCTTCTTCCTCGTCAGCAGGACCAGCAAGGCGCAGAAGAAAAGACCAACCTTCCAGCAAGATAAATAAGAGAACCCTCCTCTACAAGAAAAGCTTAACCCATGACGATGTCTCCTTCTGCAGGCTCCTGATTCCACTAGAATCCGGTAGAAAATTTCTCCCTGAACCTAAGAAATATAACGGAGTGTATGAAAAAATAGGAATATCATTTATAGACCATGAGGGAGACATATGGAGGATGGAGGCTGCATTCGAAGAGCTGAGCAGCTCCTACATGCTTTGGTTGAACTGGGACAGATATTTGAAGATGTTTGAATTGGAGCCCGCCGATGCCATTTTCTTTTACGATGTTCCCGATAGTAAAAACTACTtgattgaatatgaaaaaaagggGCGCGACAGCAATCCCACAGAGACAACTTGA
- the LOC117919288 gene encoding AP2/ERF and B3 domain-containing transcription repressor RAV2-like isoform X2 yields MSQKRDSSASPSDEEMKKKVKLDASSLSGSASAIGRATNEDSLKPLMESSASFPDEEKKKKKKKKEKRGSSSASCTGKDQSFGKMNRRTLLYKKSLTLDDVTKFKIMIPLESGRKFLAEPEKIDGKYQSKMVLLMDHDQQIWPMEVSFEELSSSYVLCLNWDKYFRRYELEAEDVIFLYFDPEIPSFGHFLIEYEKKGCF; encoded by the exons ATGTCTCAGAAAAGAGATAGCAGTGCAAGCCCATCGGacgaagaaatgaagaaaaaggtgaaacTTGATGCGTCTTCATTAAGTGGATCAGCTTCTGCGATTGGAAGGGCTACTAATGAAGATAgcttgaagccattaatggaatcCAG TGCAAGTTTCCCAgatgaagagaagaagaagaagaagaagaagaaggagaagagggGTAGTTCATCGGCAAGTTGCACCGGCAAAGACCAGTCTTTCGGAAAGATGAATAGGAGAACCCTCCTCTACAAGAAGAGCTTAACCCTTGACGATGTCACCAAGTTCAAGATCATGATTCCACTAGAATCTGGTAGAAAATTTCTCGCAGAACCTGAGAAAATTGACGGAAAATATCAGAGCAAAATGGTGTTACTTATGGACCATGACCAACAGATCTGGCCGATGGAGGTTTCATTCGAAGAGCTGAGCAGCTCCTACGTGCTTTGTTTGAACTGGGACAAATATTTCAGGAGATATGAATTGGAGGCGGAGGatgtgattttcttatatttcgaCCCCGAAATTCCCAGTTTTGGTCACTTCCtgattgaatatgaaaaaaaagggTGCTTTTGA
- the LOC117918068 gene encoding B3 domain-containing protein At2g36080-like yields MENKPRIQDDTDSSSQTKKTVSSSSSPTASASCSGKDQQPSGSGQRTLLYKKSLTHDDVSYCRLMIPLESCKGFLAEPEIVDGKYETIIMIIMDHEGTMWEMEASFDELSSSYMLWLNWDKYLKKYELEAGDVIFLYQDPSIPTVSHYLIEYEKRGRESNPKKTST; encoded by the exons ATGGAGAATAAACCCAG AATCCAGGATGATACCGATTCTTCATCCCAAACCAAGAAGACGGTCAGTTCATCTTCCTCGCCAACAGCATCAGCAAGTTGCAGCGGCAAAGACCAGCAGCCTTCCGGATCGGGTCAGAGAACCCTCCTCTACAAGAAGAGCTTAACCCATGACGATGTCTCCTACTGCAGGCTCATGATTCCACTAGAATCTTGTAAGGGATTTCTCGCTGAACCAGAGATAGTTGACGGAAAATACGAGAccataataatgataattatggACCATGAGGGAACAATGTGGGAGATGGAGGCTTCGTTCGACGAGCTGAGCAGCTCCTACATGCTTTGGTTGAACTGGgacaaatatttgaagaaatacGAATTGGAGGCCGGGGATGTGATTTTCTTATATCAGGATCCTAGTATTCCCACTGTTAGCCACTACTtgattgaatatgaaaaaaggGGCCGAGAGAGCAATCCCAAGAAGACAAGTACTTGA